The DNA window CCCTCGACTCGTCGTTGATGGACCTCGACGCGTCCTTCCTCGCCGAAATGGAGCCCAAGGTGGCAAAAGCGTTCGACGACATGAAAGCACTGGAATCCGGGGCCATCGCCAATCCGGATGAAGGACGGATGGTCGGACACTACTGGCTCCGCCAGCCCTCCCTTGCCCCGAACGACGAACTGCGCGCCCAGATCACCGAGCCACTGACCGCCCTCAAGGAGTTCGCCGAGCAGGTCCACACCGGACGGGTCGCTCCTCCGGGCGGCGGCCAGTTCCGCAGGATCCTCCTGATCGGCATCGGCGGCTCGGCCCTCGGCCCGCAGCTGGTCAACGACGCAATCGGCGACCAAGCGAGGCTTCCCATCCTGTTCTTCGACAACACCGACCCCGCCGGAATCGACCGGACGCTCGCATCGATCGGCAAGGAAGGCCTCGCGACCACCCTCGTTTTGGTGATCTCGAAATCCGGAGGCACGCCGGAGACCCGCAACGGCATGGTCGAAGCGAAGGCCGCCTACGACGCCGCCGGCCTCGACTTCGGCAAACACGCCGTAGCCGTCACCGGCACCGGGTCGAAGCTCGACAAGTTCGCCGACGAGCACGGTTTCATCACCCGCTTCCCGATGGAGGACTGGGTCGGTGGCCGCACCTCGGTGATGTCGACCGTCGGACTCGTCCCGGCCTCGCTGCAGGGACTGGATATCGACCCGTTCCTCGAAGGCGCCGCAGCCATGGACGCGGAGACCCGCAAGACCGATGCCTCGACCAACGCGGCGATGCGGCTCGCGCTGTGCTGGTATGCCGCGGGCAACGGCAAAGGCGAGAAGGACATGGTCGTCCTTCCCTACAAGGACTCTCTGGTACTATTTTCGAAGTACTTGCAGCAACTCGTGATGGAGTCGCTCGGCAAGGAACTCGACCTCGACGGCAACAAGGTGAACCAAGGCATCGCAGTTTACGGCAACAAAGGTTCGACCGACCAACACGCATACGTCCAGCAACTCCGGGACGGCGTCCCGAACTTCTTCGCCACCTTCATCGAAGTCCGCAAGGGCCGCGACGGCGACACCATCGAGGTCGAGCCCGGCAGCACCTCCGCCGACTACCTGCAGGGTTTCCTCCGCGGCACCCGCAAGGCCCTCTACCAGTCAGGCCGCGGATCGATCACCCTCTCGATCCCCGAGGTCAACCCGTTCCAACTCGGCCTGCTGATCGGCCTCTTCGAGCGTGCCGTGTCGTTCTACGCGTCACTGGTCAACATCAACGCCTACCACCAGCCGGGTGTCGAAGCCGGCAAGAAGGCGGCTGCCGATTTCCTGGATGTTCTCAACGGCGTCCGCAGCCGGATCACGGCCGACGCCAAGACCGCCGGCGACATCGCCTACGAGATCGATGCCGATCCCGAAGACGTCTACCACTGCCTGAACCACCTCGCCGCCAACGGCGAGGTCCAATCTTCCCTCGGCAAGGAACCGAACGAAGACACCTTCTCCCTCTGAAGGTAGGGCGGAGCGCCCCCGCTCCGCCGCCCCAGGAACTTTCTTCTGATGCAGGACGGCTTCCCAGCCGTCCCGCCCGTCACTCCTTCAGGAGAAACTTCGGGAAGTCCGCGACCTTCGCGCAGCCGACCTGCTCCATCACCTGCTGGAGCTGTCGCTTGAGCATGTTGATGGTGTGGTGACCGCCATTGCGGCCCAGCGCTCCGATTCCATACATGAAGGTGCGCCCCATGAACGCGAACTTGGCTCCGCTGGCCAGCGCCGACGCGACATCGGGCCCGGCCCGCAGACCGCTGTCGATCATCATCGTCGTCCGCTCCCCGAACTTCTCGGCCAGGGCGGTGAGCGGCTTGATGGTCGACTGACCGGAGTCGAGCTGACGACCGCCGTGGTTCGAGACGATCATTCCGTCGACGCCGAGTCCGATCGCCTTCTCGGCGTCCTCCTCGTTGACGATGCCCTTGATCACGAGCTTGCCCTTCCATCGCTCGCGGATCGCGCTGATCTTCTTCTCATTGAGCCGGCCCGAGAAGGTCTTGTTCATGAAGAGACCGAGGTGCTTCATGTTCAGCCCCTTGGGGATGTACGGCTTCATCGTTTTGAATTCCGGAATGCCGGCTCCGAGCTGGGAGAATGACCACGTCGGATGCGTGCACATCTGGAACACGTTGCGCAGCGACATCTGCGGCGGAATGGAAAGTCCGTTGCGGATCTCCTTCGGCCGATAGGCGAAGGTCGGCGTATCCGCCAGAATCACGAGCACCGGACACCCGGCAGCAGCAGCGCGCTCCAGGAGCTTGTCGCGAAGGTCATCCTCGGCCGGGTGGTAGAGCTGGAACCACGCCTTCCCGCCGGTGATCTCGGCGACCTCCTCGATGCTGGCGGTACCCACCGTGCTCAGAACGAACGGAATATTGTGGGCCGCCGCAGCCTCCGCCAGAAACTCGCAGCACTTCGGCCACATCAGCCCCTGCAGCCCGATCGGGGCGATCCCGAACGGCGCGTCATAGGTCTCTCCGAACAGCTCGGTCTTGAGGTCCGAACCCGGGTAGTCGTTCAGATAGACCGGCTTCAGCTGGACCTCCCGGATCTCGTCGGTATTCCGCTTCAGATTGACCTCGGAAAAGCAGCCTCCCTCCAGATAGTCGAAGGCAAAACCGGGCATCCTCCGCTTGGCCTTTGCCCGCAAATGCTCGGTTGAAGGAACTTGGGAATCGAAAAAATCGGACATTGTCGCGGCATTGATGCTCCGGGCCGCGAGCCGCCGCAAGTCCGCATCGTGGCTTGCGTTCCGGCCGCAACTTCCTTCTCGCCCGCCGGTTCCAAACGTGGAGCATGAGCGCGATCGCAACGCCCGTCCGGTTTCTCACCATGCCCGATACACCCCCAGCGCCTACCACCGACGACGACAACGCGGTGGATGTGGCGCTCATGGAGCGTATCGGCAGGGGCGACGAACAGGCGTTCCGTGCCTTGGTCGAGCGCCACCAGAATGCCGTGGTCGGCACCATCGCGAAGATGCTCCGCGATCCGATCGAAGCAGAGGACCTTGCCCAGCAGGTCTTCCTGCGGATCTGGAAGCACGCCAAGCGCTGGCGCCCGGAAGCGAAGTTCACGACCTACCTGTTCACCATCGCGCGCAACCTCGTTTACAACGAATCGCGCCGTCGTTCGCGACGGAAGGAAATCTCGGTCGATGAGCGTCAGGAGGACCGCGGCTACGAGCCTGCCGGTGACTCGCGGGCGGAGCCGGATGCGGAGGCCGAGCGCTCCGAGATGCATGAGGAGATCGACACGGTGATCGCTTCCCTGCCGGAGGCCCAGCGAACGGCTGTCATTCTCTACTCGTACGAATCGCTGGCTTACGAAGAGATCGCCGAAGTACTCGGGACATCCGTCTCGTCCGTGAAGAGCCTGCTGTTCCGCGCCCGGACCACGCTCAGGGACAAGCTCTCGCACCTGACGGGCTACTGAGGCGGCCGAGGAATCAGTTTCCGGAACGGAACGCTTTCCGGAGTGGCAGCCCCCCCAGGACTCGAACCTGGAAATACTGAACCAAAATCAGGTGTGTTACCAATTACACTAAGGGGCTCCGGTGCCTGCGGCGGGGCGAAAGCTAGGGTCATGCCCTGCGGATGGCAATAGGGAAATTGCCGCCCGGAATCGAAATTTCAGCGGAGTGAAAACACCCGCAAACTCAGGGATTTCCGTAGCAAATCAAGCTGCGGTCACCCCGGATCAGGAGCTTCCCGTCGAGGACGACCGGCGACGCGATCACGCTCTGGCCGGTCTCAACCTCGACGATATCTTCAAGGCCCTCGTCCGTCACCTTCGCGGCAAACAGGACACCATCCTCGCGAACGCAATAGAGGACGTTCCCGGCAAGCACCGGTGACGAGTAATAGATCTGCGCACCCTTCGGCAGTTTCGATTCCCACAGCACGTCGCCGGACTTGGCGTCGAGGCAGGTGATCTGGCCGCGATCCTTGCCACTGTCGGTCAACAGGTAGACCTTGCCGTCGTGAGCCGCCGGAGAAGCGGCGTCGGTTCCGAGGTCCTTCTTTTTCCAGAGGAAAGCCGAGTCGGTAATGTCTCCCGATCCGCCGAGTTTCACACCGGCGAGCTGCCCGCCACGCGCGTAGGGCACCACCGCGATCCCGTCGGTCGCGACCGCCGAGGCGATCACCCGCCACATGCCGACCTTCTCCGGGTTGAATCCACCACAGGTCCAGAGCAGCGAGCCGTCGTCCGCCGCGTGGCCGGTCAGGTGATCCGCACCCCAGTTCACGATCGTTTCCTTGCCATCGAGATCGAGCACCAGTGGCGTCGTGTAGGAGTCCCCCGATTCCTTCGCGGTATCGAATTCACGGTCGACCTTCCACGCGACCTCTCCCGACTTCTTGTCGAACGACACCATGTAGGAATTGCCGTCCGTCTGCATGACCGAAACCACCACCCGGCCGCCGGCGAGCACCGGCGAGGTGCCGACATCCCACCACAGCTTGT is part of the Haloferula helveola genome and encodes:
- a CDS encoding alpha-hydroxy acid oxidase, giving the protein MSDFFDSQVPSTEHLRAKAKRRMPGFAFDYLEGGCFSEVNLKRNTDEIREVQLKPVYLNDYPGSDLKTELFGETYDAPFGIAPIGLQGLMWPKCCEFLAEAAAAHNIPFVLSTVGTASIEEVAEITGGKAWFQLYHPAEDDLRDKLLERAAAAGCPVLVILADTPTFAYRPKEIRNGLSIPPQMSLRNVFQMCTHPTWSFSQLGAGIPEFKTMKPYIPKGLNMKHLGLFMNKTFSGRLNEKKISAIRERWKGKLVIKGIVNEEDAEKAIGLGVDGMIVSNHGGRQLDSGQSTIKPLTALAEKFGERTTMMIDSGLRAGPDVASALASGAKFAFMGRTFMYGIGALGRNGGHHTINMLKRQLQQVMEQVGCAKVADFPKFLLKE
- a CDS encoding PQQ-binding-like beta-propeller repeat protein produces the protein MRNLCLSLTIGALGAGCLIAADWPAWRGPNQNGSVEIDSAPSKFAGDKGVLWKAELPGRACSTPIVAKERIFVSAPIDGKDGLVAFDMQGKELWRTSLGKIRPGRGQRVGSSANSSPVTDGESVFAYFKSGELAAFDFEGKLLWKTNLFERFGEDKLWWDVGTSPVLAGGRVVVSVMQTDGNSYMVSFDKKSGEVAWKVDREFDTAKESGDSYTTPLVLDLDGKETIVNWGADHLTGHAADDGSLLWTCGGFNPEKVGMWRVIASAVATDGIAVVPYARGGQLAGVKLGGSGDITDSAFLWKKKDLGTDAASPAAHDGKVYLLTDSGKDRGQITCLDAKSGDVLWESKLPKGAQIYYSSPVLAGNVLYCVREDGVLFAAKVTDEGLEDIVEVETGQSVIASPVVLDGKLLIRGDRSLICYGNP
- a CDS encoding glucose-6-phosphate isomerase; its protein translation is MSFDTYSASVIRYPELGFSLDSSLMDLDASFLAEMEPKVAKAFDDMKALESGAIANPDEGRMVGHYWLRQPSLAPNDELRAQITEPLTALKEFAEQVHTGRVAPPGGGQFRRILLIGIGGSALGPQLVNDAIGDQARLPILFFDNTDPAGIDRTLASIGKEGLATTLVLVISKSGGTPETRNGMVEAKAAYDAAGLDFGKHAVAVTGTGSKLDKFADEHGFITRFPMEDWVGGRTSVMSTVGLVPASLQGLDIDPFLEGAAAMDAETRKTDASTNAAMRLALCWYAAGNGKGEKDMVVLPYKDSLVLFSKYLQQLVMESLGKELDLDGNKVNQGIAVYGNKGSTDQHAYVQQLRDGVPNFFATFIEVRKGRDGDTIEVEPGSTSADYLQGFLRGTRKALYQSGRGSITLSIPEVNPFQLGLLIGLFERAVSFYASLVNINAYHQPGVEAGKKAAADFLDVLNGVRSRITADAKTAGDIAYEIDADPEDVYHCLNHLAANGEVQSSLGKEPNEDTFSL
- a CDS encoding RNA polymerase sigma factor; protein product: MPDTPPAPTTDDDNAVDVALMERIGRGDEQAFRALVERHQNAVVGTIAKMLRDPIEAEDLAQQVFLRIWKHAKRWRPEAKFTTYLFTIARNLVYNESRRRSRRKEISVDERQEDRGYEPAGDSRAEPDAEAERSEMHEEIDTVIASLPEAQRTAVILYSYESLAYEEIAEVLGTSVSSVKSLLFRARTTLRDKLSHLTGY